Proteins co-encoded in one Mycobacteriales bacterium genomic window:
- a CDS encoding helicase-associated domain-containing protein codes for MARRRSNLVAASPLLRRTDLLDRSSTTARHGVPQTLDYLIRDVERQHGRVRIGAAGCYLRCADSALTEEVVRTRTLSRLQLRQVATSPGSWRTPTGDEHRRIDT; via the coding sequence ATGGCGAGGCGACGGTCCAACCTCGTGGCCGCCTCACCGCTGCTGCGCCGAACCGACCTGCTGGACCGGTCGTCGACGACGGCCCGGCACGGCGTGCCACAGACGCTCGACTACCTCATCCGCGACGTGGAGCGACAGCACGGCCGGGTGCGGATCGGCGCCGCCGGCTGCTACCTGCGATGCGCCGATTCCGCCCTGACGGAGGAGGTGGTGCGCACCCGTACGCTGAGCCGGCTGCAGCTGCGGCAGGTGGCGACCTCGCCCGGCAGCTGGCGCACACCGACTGGTGACGAGCACAGGAGGATCGACACGTGA
- a CDS encoding dual specificity protein phosphatase family protein yields MHTLPAAEFANLHFVTAALAIGGDISAYDDELAAMQFAEICSLGITHIVDVRLEWSDLDVFAQSAPDIGYLHHGMDDAGQTVPYDWFEQAVSWIESAGPEAVVLAHCHMGINRGPSLGFAILLAQGWDPVEAIAAIRAARPCANVWYAADALSWHQQRTGVEPATAAEQHAALGAWRKANPLNVVRIIRDQRARGF; encoded by the coding sequence TTGCACACCCTTCCGGCAGCCGAGTTCGCCAACCTCCACTTCGTCACCGCCGCGCTCGCCATCGGCGGCGACATCAGCGCCTACGACGACGAGCTCGCCGCGATGCAGTTCGCGGAGATCTGCTCGCTCGGCATCACCCACATTGTGGACGTCCGCCTGGAGTGGTCGGACCTGGACGTCTTCGCCCAGTCGGCGCCGGACATCGGCTACCTGCACCACGGCATGGACGACGCCGGCCAGACCGTCCCGTACGACTGGTTCGAGCAGGCGGTCAGCTGGATCGAGTCGGCCGGACCCGAGGCCGTCGTGCTCGCCCACTGCCACATGGGCATCAACCGCGGCCCGTCGCTCGGTTTCGCAATCCTGCTCGCCCAGGGCTGGGACCCGGTCGAGGCGATCGCCGCCATCCGCGCCGCCCGGCCGTGCGCCAACGTCTGGTACGCCGCCGACGCCCTCAGCTGGCACCAGCAGCGCACCGGCGTCGAGCCGGCGACCGCCGCCGAGCAGCACGCCGCTCTCGGGGCCTGGCGCAAGGCGAACCCGCTCAACGTCGTCCGCATCATCCGCGACCAGCGCGCCAGGGGTTTCTGA
- a CDS encoding helix-turn-helix transcriptional regulator, whose product MGRELGRFLEHRRRELGLSRRDLAEQSGLSYPYVSQLETGDREPALKAMRALAPVLEVRPEELAALVAGGDWATTGTSSYASAPELMSVGSMSDSPSYNRDKVLLSLERRLRDVPPLERIALLNQMIAAAVEELAGEREGS is encoded by the coding sequence ATGGGTCGAGAGCTGGGGCGGTTCCTGGAGCACCGGCGGCGGGAGCTCGGGCTGTCGCGGCGTGACCTGGCGGAGCAGTCGGGGCTGTCCTACCCGTACGTCTCGCAGCTCGAGACCGGGGACCGCGAGCCGGCGCTGAAGGCGATGCGGGCGCTGGCGCCGGTGCTGGAGGTGCGACCCGAGGAGCTGGCGGCGCTGGTTGCCGGCGGGGACTGGGCGACGACGGGCACGAGCTCGTACGCCTCGGCGCCGGAGCTGATGAGCGTCGGCTCCATGTCGGACTCGCCGTCGTACAACAGGGACAAGGTGCTGCTGTCGCTGGAGCGGCGGTTGCGGGACGTGCCGCCGCTGGAGCGGATCGCGCTGCTGAACCAGATGATTGCGGCGGCGGTGGAGGAGCTGGCGGGGGAGCGAGAAGGGTCGTAG
- a CDS encoding DUF4262 domain-containing protein produces MARDEEAPMCQLCDLPDLTPEEYDDRIRALVDQHRFAVQSVGGSRCRAEFSYTVGLTAHGLPELVVIGVRVADAARLLQHWGDYLLDKSLVLPGETLECGPWLMEAVEVERRCARRVVVLLLVRRVVYESRAVRR; encoded by the coding sequence GTGGCCCGTGACGAGGAGGCCCCGATGTGCCAATTGTGCGACCTGCCCGACCTGACCCCCGAGGAGTACGACGACCGCATCCGCGCGCTGGTCGACCAGCATCGGTTCGCCGTCCAATCCGTGGGCGGTTCGCGCTGCCGCGCGGAGTTCAGCTACACCGTCGGCCTGACGGCGCACGGGCTGCCCGAGCTGGTCGTGATCGGCGTGCGCGTGGCCGACGCCGCCCGGTTGCTCCAGCACTGGGGCGACTACCTGCTCGACAAAAGCCTGGTGCTTCCCGGCGAGACCCTCGAGTGCGGGCCGTGGTTGATGGAGGCGGTTGAGGTCGAGCGGCGCTGTGCCCGACGCGTGGTCGTGCTGCTCCTTGTGAGACGGGTGGTATACGAGTCGCGCGCCGTCCGCCGCTGA
- a CDS encoding HNH endonuclease encodes MPSGLVNLRLHQPVFRARVIRAYDTACAVCRLRHADLLDAAHILGDAESGQPVVSNGLSLCKIHHAAYDRKILGVKPDYTVQLRDDVLSEVDGPMLRYGLQEMHGRHLHLPARRQDRPDRDALAARWEAFTA; translated from the coding sequence ATGCCGAGCGGCCTTGTGAACCTACGCCTGCACCAGCCGGTCTTCCGTGCCCGCGTCATCCGGGCGTATGACACTGCGTGTGCGGTATGCCGGCTGCGGCATGCGGATCTGCTCGACGCGGCGCACATCCTCGGCGATGCGGAGTCCGGCCAGCCGGTGGTCTCGAATGGCCTGTCACTGTGCAAGATCCACCACGCGGCGTACGACCGGAAGATCCTCGGCGTCAAGCCGGACTACACGGTGCAGTTGCGTGACGACGTGCTGTCCGAGGTAGATGGCCCGATGCTGCGGTACGGCTTGCAGGAGATGCACGGGCGGCACCTGCACCTGCCGGCCCGGCGGCAGGACCGGCCGGATCGCGATGCGCTGGCAGCGCGGTGGGAGGCGTTCACCGCCTGA
- a CDS encoding nuclease-related domain-containing protein — translation MDEGLTVKPWKRYGKNRDYVVDGGGRSLGFRDNANDSVHVVVEEDRPAVLRALGIALPGQRPAQEDYAVTIDRFAVDLGDNAAGAGAKALAQEHREQAPVRTLLARVLGVHTDERAWRVGAKGEETVGRELERLGEAWTVVHDVPVGERGANIDHVVVGPAGVFTVNSKWHAGKGIWVGGDVVMVDGHRQPYVRNARHEARRASRLLSAAYGAPVPVLGIVAILAQGWTVREQPRDGEVLVTTPRTARKHLQKLPARYAVHEVDRLALWARRSTTWQP, via the coding sequence ATGGACGAAGGCCTGACGGTCAAGCCGTGGAAGCGCTACGGGAAGAACCGCGACTACGTCGTGGACGGGGGCGGCCGGAGCCTGGGCTTCCGCGACAACGCCAACGACTCCGTGCACGTGGTGGTCGAGGAAGACCGGCCTGCGGTCCTACGTGCCCTCGGCATTGCGTTGCCGGGGCAGCGGCCAGCGCAGGAAGACTACGCCGTCACGATCGATCGATTCGCCGTCGACCTCGGTGACAATGCGGCCGGGGCCGGGGCCAAGGCCCTTGCGCAGGAACACCGCGAGCAGGCACCGGTACGAACCCTGCTAGCACGCGTGCTCGGCGTGCACACCGACGAGCGGGCTTGGCGGGTCGGTGCCAAGGGAGAGGAGACGGTCGGCCGCGAGCTCGAGCGGCTCGGGGAGGCCTGGACGGTCGTGCACGACGTGCCCGTAGGAGAGCGTGGCGCCAACATCGATCACGTGGTCGTCGGTCCGGCCGGCGTCTTCACCGTCAACAGCAAGTGGCACGCCGGCAAGGGCATTTGGGTCGGCGGCGACGTGGTCATGGTCGACGGCCACCGGCAGCCCTACGTCCGCAACGCGCGGCACGAGGCGCGGCGGGCGAGCCGGTTGCTGTCCGCGGCCTACGGTGCGCCGGTGCCCGTGCTGGGGATCGTCGCCATCCTCGCGCAGGGGTGGACCGTCCGGGAGCAGCCCCGCGACGGCGAGGTCCTCGTGACGACGCCGCGGACGGCGCGGAAGCACCTGCAGAAGCTACCGGCGCGATACGCGGTGCACGAGGTGGACCGGCTGGCCCTGTGGGCGCGGCGCAGCACGACCTGGCAGCCCTGA
- a CDS encoding type II toxin-antitoxin system prevent-host-death family antitoxin, protein MTTVGVRELRQRASELLRQVAQGETIEITDRGRPVALLGPLAAGDELTRLRAAGQVSAAEGDLTDLPEPLELEPGQETPSQVLAGLRRDDR, encoded by the coding sequence ATGACGACGGTCGGTGTCCGAGAGCTCCGGCAGCGGGCCAGCGAGTTGCTGCGCCAGGTCGCGCAGGGCGAGACGATCGAGATCACCGACCGCGGACGCCCGGTGGCGCTGCTCGGCCCGTTGGCGGCCGGGGACGAGCTGACGCGGCTGCGCGCGGCGGGCCAGGTCAGCGCGGCCGAGGGGGACCTGACCGACCTGCCTGAGCCCCTCGAGTTGGAGCCCGGCCAGGAGACGCCCTCACAGGTGCTGGCCGGGCTGCGCCGAGATGACCGCTGA
- a CDS encoding type II toxin-antitoxin system VapC family toxin, with amino-acid sequence MTAERAVYLDPSALVKLAVAEPESAALRAYLRRRRPLVSSALSRTEVGRALLPLGPRAVQRGAQVLRRLELVRMSDRTLELAGTLLPPELRSLDAVHLATAHQLGASLSRLVTYDERMAGAAGALGWTVHAPGR; translated from the coding sequence ATGACCGCTGAACGCGCGGTCTACCTGGACCCCTCTGCGCTCGTGAAGCTGGCGGTGGCCGAGCCGGAGTCCGCCGCGCTGCGGGCGTATTTGCGTCGGCGCCGGCCGCTGGTGTCCAGCGCGCTGTCGCGAACGGAGGTCGGCCGGGCGCTGCTGCCGCTCGGCCCGCGCGCCGTGCAGCGCGGTGCGCAGGTGCTGCGTCGCCTCGAGCTCGTCCGGATGAGCGACCGGACCCTCGAGCTGGCTGGCACGCTGCTGCCGCCGGAGCTGCGGTCGCTGGACGCCGTTCACCTCGCGACGGCACACCAGCTCGGCGCGTCCCTCAGTCGCCTGGTCACCTACGACGAGCGCATGGCCGGGGCAGCCGGCGCCCTGGGCTGGACCGTGCACGCTCCGGGCCGCTGA
- a CDS encoding nucleoside triphosphate pyrophosphohydrolase, with the protein MTEFRKLVRDKIPHVITADGKTPIVEVLTREQLRPALLAKLVEEASEAAAASEQELPKELADVLEVVRALARDLGLPMAEIAHLADEKRERHGGFDEGLFLVRTEPA; encoded by the coding sequence GTGACGGAGTTCCGCAAGTTGGTCAGGGACAAGATCCCGCACGTGATCACCGCGGACGGCAAGACACCGATCGTCGAGGTGCTCACCCGCGAGCAGCTGCGGCCGGCCCTGCTGGCAAAGCTTGTGGAGGAGGCGTCGGAGGCAGCTGCGGCGTCAGAGCAGGAGCTGCCGAAGGAGCTGGCGGACGTGCTCGAGGTGGTGCGCGCGCTCGCGCGCGACCTGGGCCTGCCGATGGCGGAGATCGCGCACCTGGCCGACGAGAAGCGCGAGCGTCACGGCGGCTTCGACGAGGGGCTATTCCTCGTGCGAACCGAGCCCGCCTGA
- a CDS encoding HNH endonuclease domain-containing protein, which yields MTADDQGQAPASVPGRDLAVRVLEFYWPQVRPYARRDGAPLLKQSSRPKAVTVDAVRALREMAAAAGAHSPAAAERALPAAYAQTISVIELNLVQMPLGKLQRPSGYSASGAADYPRFLYDDAPFHESVTTRQLRTRPLDVVLKPNVGDWLVSLGGLLRPLVELHWTRAVATFSNEQLPAEHLRNFLFGTDRIALRAVEPGLRQAQAGLCFYCRRQLPAGEVKVDHFVPWSRLPNDALGNLVLADRRCNNGKRDHYADLELLARWAGRPEKVLTQVAHAAAWPLQLSRSRQVARGLYAHLPEGSALWQEPGVYTVLDRARLLDVLPMLEAT from the coding sequence ATGACCGCCGACGATCAAGGTCAGGCTCCCGCCAGTGTTCCCGGCCGCGACCTGGCCGTGCGGGTGCTGGAGTTCTACTGGCCGCAGGTCCGCCCGTACGCCCGTCGTGACGGAGCACCGCTGCTCAAGCAGTCCAGCCGGCCGAAGGCGGTCACCGTCGATGCAGTGCGTGCGCTGCGCGAGATGGCCGCAGCAGCCGGCGCGCACAGCCCAGCGGCAGCAGAGCGAGCGCTCCCCGCGGCCTATGCCCAGACGATCTCGGTCATCGAGCTCAACCTCGTGCAGATGCCGCTCGGGAAGCTCCAGCGGCCGTCCGGGTACTCCGCCAGCGGCGCCGCCGACTACCCGCGCTTCCTGTACGACGACGCGCCCTTCCACGAGAGCGTCACTACGCGGCAGCTGCGTACGCGGCCGCTGGACGTGGTGCTGAAGCCGAACGTCGGCGACTGGCTGGTCAGCCTCGGCGGCCTGCTGCGCCCGCTGGTGGAGCTGCACTGGACACGTGCGGTGGCGACCTTCAGCAATGAGCAGCTGCCGGCGGAGCACCTGCGCAATTTCCTGTTCGGCACCGACCGGATCGCGCTCCGTGCTGTGGAACCTGGGCTGCGGCAAGCACAGGCGGGCTTGTGCTTCTACTGCCGCCGTCAGCTTCCCGCCGGCGAGGTGAAGGTCGACCACTTCGTGCCGTGGTCGCGGCTACCGAACGACGCGCTCGGCAACCTGGTACTGGCCGACCGACGCTGCAACAACGGCAAGCGTGACCACTACGCCGATTTGGAGCTGCTGGCCCGCTGGGCCGGTCGGCCGGAGAAGGTTCTGACCCAGGTGGCACACGCCGCAGCGTGGCCGCTGCAGCTGAGCCGGTCGAGGCAGGTCGCCCGCGGTCTGTACGCGCATCTGCCCGAAGGCAGTGCCCTGTGGCAGGAGCCCGGCGTCTACACCGTGCTCGACCGCGCGCGGCTGCTCGACGTGCTGCCGATGCTGGAGGCGACGTGA